The following are encoded in a window of Bdellovibrio svalbardensis genomic DNA:
- a CDS encoding 50S ribosomal protein L11 methyltransferase, protein MSDNSYFRVRLSQVPADLEDIITTHCFSSGASGVTEALVFTQPDLTYDPRITNVATHDMDVFFPENPEKSFFEGLQEYSSLIKWSIFEEENKDWLAEWKKGFKPFKLVGDFWVIPSWLQPPPECKHAIYIDPGMAFGTGTHATTQMMAFFINKLVEKNKSVVSKWNLLDVGTGTAILAMLAKMDGVGSVTGIEIDPEARRVARENVKINKLETIDIPESLLEDVRGPYDVVVANIIDGVLINIKKDLMRVLKPGGHMLLTGILEERDNHFFEKFLEGSGLTVVRRLEKDEWVGYWVQSPSSDKVGV, encoded by the coding sequence ATGAGTGACAATTCTTATTTCCGCGTTCGCCTAAGCCAGGTCCCAGCTGACCTTGAAGACATCATCACCACACATTGCTTTAGCAGTGGCGCCTCTGGAGTGACAGAGGCTTTGGTGTTTACACAGCCCGATCTGACCTATGATCCTCGCATCACCAATGTAGCAACTCACGACATGGATGTGTTCTTCCCGGAAAATCCTGAAAAGAGTTTCTTTGAAGGCCTTCAGGAATACAGTTCATTGATCAAGTGGAGCATCTTCGAAGAAGAAAACAAAGACTGGCTCGCCGAGTGGAAAAAAGGCTTTAAACCTTTCAAACTTGTTGGCGATTTCTGGGTGATCCCTTCTTGGTTACAACCACCTCCTGAATGTAAACACGCGATTTATATCGATCCAGGTATGGCATTCGGTACAGGCACTCACGCCACCACTCAGATGATGGCATTCTTCATCAACAAATTGGTTGAGAAAAATAAAAGTGTTGTCAGCAAATGGAATTTGTTAGATGTCGGCACGGGTACTGCGATCTTAGCCATGCTTGCGAAAATGGATGGCGTGGGCTCCGTCACTGGCATCGAAATCGATCCCGAAGCTCGTCGCGTGGCTCGTGAAAACGTCAAAATCAACAAACTTGAAACCATCGACATTCCTGAATCACTTCTGGAAGATGTACGCGGCCCTTATGACGTGGTCGTTGCTAACATCATCGATGGCGTTTTGATCAATATCAAAAAAGATTTGATGCGCGTTTTGAAACCTGGCGGCCACATGCTACTGACAGGAATTCTTGAAGAGCGTGACAATCATTTCTTCGAAAAATTCCTCGAAGGCTCTGGTCTGACTGTAGTTCGCCGTCTTGAAAAAGATGAATGGGTTGGCTACTGGGTGCAATCACCTTCTTCCGACAAAGTCGGAGTGTAA
- a CDS encoding RsmE family RNA methyltransferase, whose protein sequence is MRRYWIEKKDLFADQVNFTGDVFHHIFDVCRQDVGSKFEVLTEDSKAYFVEVTQVTKKNATARVLEERVIPALKTPHVHIALSVSRFPVMDAVMEKAVELGVTSIQPFFSEFSFVRKGDKISENKIDRWDKIVKSATQQSGRGDLMKVLPVISIEKLSVFTNPSDSQVGLFAYEGSSTLSIKDYCAKVKADHPQGIKDIWIIVGSEGGFSHAEVQKFTELGLHPVTLGQQVLRVETACMALVSVLKYDFDLMC, encoded by the coding sequence ATGAGAAGATATTGGATTGAGAAAAAAGATCTGTTCGCAGATCAAGTCAACTTCACAGGTGACGTCTTTCATCACATTTTCGATGTGTGTCGCCAAGACGTGGGCTCTAAATTCGAAGTCCTCACTGAAGACAGCAAGGCATACTTCGTGGAAGTCACACAAGTGACCAAGAAGAATGCCACTGCTCGAGTCCTGGAAGAACGCGTGATCCCCGCTTTGAAGACTCCCCATGTGCATATCGCTTTATCGGTCTCCCGTTTTCCAGTGATGGATGCGGTGATGGAAAAAGCGGTTGAACTAGGCGTGACCAGCATTCAACCCTTCTTTTCAGAATTCAGCTTCGTTCGTAAGGGCGACAAGATTTCTGAAAATAAGATCGACCGCTGGGACAAGATCGTAAAGTCAGCAACCCAACAAAGTGGCCGAGGCGACCTGATGAAGGTCCTTCCCGTCATATCTATCGAGAAACTTTCGGTTTTCACTAACCCCAGCGACTCACAAGTGGGTCTATTTGCTTACGAGGGGTCTTCGACATTAAGCATCAAGGACTATTGCGCCAAAGTTAAAGCGGACCATCCCCAAGGAATTAAAGACATTTGGATCATCGTGGGCAGCGAAGGCGGCTTCTCTCACGCTGAGGTTCAAAAGTTCACTGAACTAGGCCTTCATCCAGTGACTTTAGGCCAGCAGGTTTTGCGAGTTGAAACGGCTTGCATGGCTCTGGTATCAGTCCTAAAGTATGACTTTGATTTGATGTGTTGA
- a CDS encoding RDD family protein: MDPFEEFEFKPLTDGLGFHKKKAAAAKADAQVDTFTSQKFIKDQGLELIEESSVDPLRPPLPRKKTPMPSTTPGTLTEVGGDGSSSAAVDEILKTLQKSRRFDFDETKTKNKITGTTKEEFKATTWSFSSAMLDSMLVIAASLLCMIILLVITKVDLIGNLTHPDESGMIYISTVAMFATVAFIYLTVNRIFMGCTPGEWAFDQRIGKPEELNTAMYGLKVAARSALVILTGFIIFPIASALTGIDFAGSITGAKLLKKV, from the coding sequence ATGGATCCTTTTGAAGAGTTTGAGTTTAAACCACTCACGGATGGTCTAGGTTTCCACAAGAAGAAAGCAGCGGCTGCTAAGGCTGATGCACAAGTGGACACTTTCACTTCCCAAAAATTCATCAAAGACCAAGGCTTGGAATTGATCGAAGAATCTTCCGTAGATCCTCTTCGTCCACCACTTCCACGCAAAAAAACACCTATGCCTTCGACAACTCCAGGCACGTTGACTGAAGTCGGCGGAGACGGTTCTTCTTCTGCTGCGGTGGATGAGATTCTTAAGACTCTTCAAAAAAGCCGTCGCTTCGACTTCGACGAAACTAAGACTAAAAACAAAATCACTGGAACAACCAAAGAAGAGTTCAAAGCGACAACTTGGAGCTTCTCTTCAGCGATGTTAGATTCTATGTTAGTGATCGCGGCAAGTCTTCTGTGCATGATTATTCTTTTAGTTATCACGAAAGTGGATTTGATCGGCAACCTGACTCATCCAGATGAATCAGGCATGATCTACATCTCTACTGTGGCGATGTTCGCAACTGTGGCTTTCATCTATTTGACAGTGAATCGTATTTTCATGGGCTGCACTCCTGGTGAGTGGGCTTTTGATCAGCGCATTGGCAAGCCTGAAGAATTGAACACTGCTATGTACGGCTTGAAAGTGGCGGCGCGCAGTGCTCTTGTTATCCTCACTGGTTTTATTATTTTCCCGATCGCGTCTGCTTTGACCGGCATTGATTTCGCGGGCTCCATCACTGGAGCAAAACTTCTTAAGAAGGTATAG
- the rfaE2 gene encoding D-glycero-beta-D-manno-heptose 1-phosphate adenylyltransferase, with the protein MGQVRTFDNIEAALAPLRSQGKKIVFTNGVFDLLHVGHVRYLQEARSLGDALVIGVNADASVKRLKGPTRPIQNENDRAEILAALGCVDFTVIFSEDTPENLIHKVKPDVLVKGGDWKIDSIVGAPFVMSYGGKVMSLQFVDGRSTTKIIEKSQKD; encoded by the coding sequence ATGGGCCAAGTCCGTACGTTTGATAATATCGAAGCGGCTTTGGCTCCTCTTCGTTCTCAAGGTAAAAAAATCGTTTTCACAAATGGCGTCTTTGATCTCCTTCATGTGGGTCATGTGCGCTATTTGCAAGAAGCCCGCTCTTTGGGTGATGCCTTGGTTATCGGAGTCAATGCCGACGCCAGTGTGAAACGCCTTAAAGGCCCAACCCGTCCCATTCAAAATGAAAATGATCGTGCCGAAATTCTGGCGGCATTAGGCTGTGTCGATTTCACGGTCATCTTCAGCGAAGACACTCCGGAAAATCTTATTCACAAAGTTAAACCCGATGTTTTGGTTAAAGGTGGCGATTGGAAAATCGACTCCATCGTCGGCGCCCCCTTTGTGATGTCCTATGGTGGCAAAGTCATGTCACTGCAATTCGTAGATGGAAGATCTACGACCAAGATCATCGAAAAATCTCAAAAAGATTAG